In Lentimicrobium sp. L6, the genomic window GTATGCAGAAGATGTCATGCTTAAACAGCATATTGACCAGTTTAAAGTGATCACCATTGAAGGTGCATTTATGATTCGAACCATCTTCTTTTTTGTGTTTGGTTATTCCTTAAACCTCATGTCTTTACTCAATTTCAATGTCATCATTCTAGGCTCATTAATCCTTCTAGTTATTTATGGAAGCCGATATGCTTATTTAAAGATTTTCCACAAAGAGAGTCTTAGTCTAGAGTTTTATGTAGCACCGAGAGGCTTAATTACCATCCTTTTGTTTTATAATATTCCTGAGGCTGATAGTATTGGTTTACTTAGCGAAGGCGTCTTATTTTATATCATTCTAGTAAGTGCACTCGTCATGATGTTAGGAGTGATGAAAGGAAGCGAAGAAAAGTTTGTTCAAAAATCTGATTATCAATAATAGGGTTTATTCTTTAAAGATTTTTTTGCTCCCTTTTAGGTATTGGCAGACAAATTAAATCTATGCAGATTTTTAAACCATGTAATCGTTAATAATTTCAAAGAAAGACGAATTTCATTGCAATTGAGTTATCTTTGGTTTTATATTAAATTAATCCGTGAGAATTAGCGTAATGCGCGATCGAAAAAATAAAAATATGAAATTATATAGTATAGAAACCGGAAACCTAAAACTAGACGGAGGAGCCATGTTTGGCGTTGTTCCAAAGGTAATGTGGTCCAAGAAATATCCAGCCGACGAGAACAATTTGATCAACTTAGCCATGCGTTGTCTTTTAGTGATTGATGGCGATAGAAAAATCTTAATAGATAATGGGATAGGAGACAAGCAGGACGAGAAATTCCTCAAGCATTTTCACTTAAATGGAGAAGAAACTCTAAAGTCTTCCTTGGCTAAATTAGGTTTATCAAAAGATGATATCACCGATATGGTATTAACCCACCTTCATTTTGATCATACTGGCGGAAGTATTGAGTGGAATGAAGATAAAACAAAACTCATTCCAGCCTTTAAAAATGCCAATTATTGGGTAAGTAAAGCGCAGTGGGAATGGGCTACAAAACCTAATAAGAGAGAGAAAGCCAGCTTCTTAGGGGAGAATATCCAGCCCATGGAGGAGTCTGGTCAATTAAAAATCATTGAAGAAGAGGGAGAATTGTTTCCCAATTTTAATGTCAAATTGTATAATGGTCATACAGATGGACAAGTAATCCCACATATAAACTATAATGGAAGAACGGTTGTGTTTATGGCCGATTTATTACCAAGTACCGCTCATATTCCTATGCCCTGGGTAATGGCTTACGATACGCGTCCACTACTCACACTCCAAGAGAAAGAGCAATTCTATGAGGAGGCTATTGAAAATGATTATGTCTTATTTTTCGAACATGATATTTATAATGAATGTTGTACGCTAGAAGCTACAGAAAGAGGACCAAAAGTAAAAGAGACCTTTAAGTTAAACGAGCTATTGGAATAGTTTTAGATTGATGAATTATTCCAAAGGTTTGAAACAATAAGCTTTCAAACTAAGAACATGGAACAAATTCCATGTCCGAGAAACTCTGAATTCTATCCAACAATAATCCTGAGCTACCTTTTTGCTTATCTTTGTACAAGAGCGTAAAATATAAAATAATCGATACATGAAAGATATTAAATGGGGTGAATTACCCTTTGGATACTCAAAAACAAATTATAATGTTCGTTGTTATTATCGTGATGGTAAATGGGGTTCTATAGAGACCACATCTTCTGAGCATGTTAGTATACACATGGCTGCCACAGCTTTACACTATGGTCAAGAAGCTTTCGAAGGTTTAAAAGCTTTTAGAGGTAAAGATGGTCAAATCCGTTTATTCCGTTGGGAAGAGAATGCAAAGAGATTGCAAAAATCTGCCGAAGGTATTATGATGGCTGAGGTACCTACTGAATTATTTATGAAGATGATCATGAGAGTGATTAAATTAAACAAAGAATTTGTTCCTCCTTATGGTACAGGTGCTTCTTTATATTTACGTCCAGTATTATTTGGTTCTGGCGCTCAGGTTGGTGTGAAGCCTGCTAATGAATACTTATTCATAGTTTTTGTAACTCCTGTTGGTCCATATTTCAAAGAAGGATTCAAGCCAGTCGATATTCAATTGGTAAGAGATTATGATAGAGCTGCTCCATTGGGGACTGGTCACATTAAAGTAGGTGGCAATTACGCTGCTTCTTTACGTCCAGGTACTAGAGCTCACGACGAAGGGTTTGCTTCTGTTATGTTCTTAGATGCTAAAGAGAAAAAATATATTGATGAAGCTGGCCCAGCTAACTTCTTTGGTATTAAAGATGGAAAATATATAACACCTGATTCACATACTGTTCTACCTTCAATCACCAATATGAGTTTACGTCAAATTGCTGAAGACATAGGATTAACTGTTGAAAGAAGATCTGTTCCAGTTGAAGAATTAGGAACTTTCGAGGAGGCTGGAGCTTGTGGAACTGCTGCTATTATTTCGCCAATTGGGAAAATAGTAGATAGAGAGTTGGACAAGACTTATACCTACTCTACTGATGGAGAACCTGGCCCTTGGTCAACAAAATTATACAAAAGATTATTAGCTATCCAATTAGGAGAAGTTGAAGATACACATGGTTGGAATACTATTGTTGAATAGTATCTGTTTAATCAATGATAAAAAATGCTGTCACCTTTTTGTGATGGCATTTTTTTGTCGTCTGAAATAAATCAGAATTTGATTTCTTTTTACCTTTATGGAAACTTATTTCTATGGCAACGCAAAGAGAAATACTCCTACCCGAAGCATATTACCATGTTTTTAATAGAGCTGTTGGGAATGACAAATTATTTAAGAGTAATAGAAATTATAGCTACTTCCTGGAATTATGCAATAAGAAAATGATTCCTTGCGACGATATTATTGTGTATTGTTTAATGCCCAATCATTTTCACTTTTTAGTAAAGATAAAACCTGTAAATGAATTGTGAGAATTGTTTTCTGTAGATGAGAAAATAACTGAAAATGAATTAAGTAATCTCATTTCAAGAAAAATAGGAAGTGTATTTAACTCTTATGCTCAGGCTTTTAATAAAGAAAATAACAGAAGAGGACGTTTATTTATTGATAGATTTAAACGTAATAAAGTAACTTCTGTGAAATACATGAGGAATCTAATTCTGTATATTAACAATAATCCTAAAAGCGCTGGTTTAGTTAAAAAAACTTGAACATTGGAATTTTAGTTCTTACAAATATATTATTTCAGAATTACCAAGTTTGGTTAAAAAGGAAAATGCGATTTTGGCTTTTGAAGATTTGGAGAATTTTATATTCGTTCATCGTCAGAACCCAAAAAGTTTGGAAAGTTTTTAATCCAGTCCCTCCGAGGGCTCATAGCCCTCGGAGGGACTGGATAGCATGCTTTACTCCCGAAAATCACAGCCCACCAAGTGGTCATTCACCAAACCACAAGATTGCATCAAGGCGTAAACTACAGTTGTTCCAACAAATTTAAATCCTCGCTTTTTTAAATCCTTGGAGATTTTATCTGATAGCGGAGTATTCGCAGGGACTTCCGATTTATCTTTAAAATGATTGATAATAGGCTGGTGATTGACAAAGCCCCATATGTATTTGTCGAAACTACCAAATTCTTCTTGAATCTTTAAAAAAGATTGGGCATTGCTGATGGCAGATTTTACCTTGAGCTTATTTCTGATGATCCCTACATTTTGTAACAATTCTGTTTCTTTTTCCTCACCATAAAGGGCAATCTTTTTATAATCGAATTGATCAAAAGCATCAAAGAAATTTTTTCTTTTTCTGAGGATGGTAATCCAACTTAATCCGGCTTGAAATGTCTCTAATACCAAAAACTCAAACCATTCTTGATCTTCATGAACAGGTTTGCCCCATTCTTTATCGTGGTATTCTTGATATAGAAGATCCTCACCAGCCCACCAACACCTATTTGGTTTACTCATTTTATTTAAGTAAGTCCTTGAGTACCTCAGTTGTTAATTCTTCACCTGGTAGTTTAGGAAAGCCTTCCCAAATTACAATCCCTTCTGGGTTGATCAGAATCACATGAGGAATACCAGTTACTTTTAACTCGTTCTTTACTCTACTTTGCGTATCGAAACCATTGGCATATTGAATATGTTCTTTTGCATAGGGTTCTACTTTTTCCTTAGTTTCATTACTTATTCCTATAATCACTAATTTGTCGGCGAATTTTTTTTGCCACTCGTTTAACTCTGGAATACCCTTTCTACATGGTCCACACCAAGTAGCCCAAATATCTATAAGCACATATTTACCTTTTAAATCACCAGGTTCTGTAACCCAGCCCTCCACTTCAATGGCAGGTGCTTTTTGGCCTATAAATGACTTGGCCCACATCTTTTTCTCTGGACTTGGGTGGTTAATTACATCTGATGATTTGGCAGAAACTAAAATAAGAAATAAGGATAAGGTGAAGAAGATAGCTTTTTTATTCATGATGAGTGGGATTTACAATGTTATTAATTCCTTTATGTTAAAAACAAAAATAAGCATAAAAAGTTGCATGGGTTTTCTGATTTTAACATTTATTTTAATTTGCTCATTTTCTTGTCTTTAATTGCCTAGTCAATTAATGAATTATCCCTACCTTCGCCAAAATTTTTTAATTATTGAATTGGAGACTTCTAAGGTCGATATAAGATGATGAAGTAACCGAAAAGAAAATATTGATATGAAGATTACAAAAGACACAGTGGTTTCCCTTACTTATATCCTAAGTGAAAATGACGTGCAAGGAAACTTAATCCAAGAAGTTACTAAAGACAAGCCTTTTGTTGTTTTATTTGGTGCTGGAAGCTTATTGCCAAAATTTGAGAATGAATTAGAAGGCCTTAAGGCTGGTGATTCTTATGGTTTTAGTATTGAAAGTAAAGAAGGTTATGGTGAACTTAATCCAAATGCTGTTATTGAGTTAGATAAAGACATTTTTAAAGTAGAAGGTGAAATTGATACTGAAATGCTTCAGGTAGGAAATTCG contains:
- a CDS encoding peptidylprolyl isomerase, which produces MKITKDTVVSLTYILSENDVQGNLIQEVTKDKPFVVLFGAGSLLPKFENELEGLKAGDSYGFSIESKEGYGELNPNAVIELDKDIFKVEGEIDTEMLQVGNSIPMQNDQGQPLNGLVKEIKEDKVVMDFNHPLAGVNLYFTGEILDVREASEEELSHGHVHGDGGVQH
- a CDS encoding branched-chain amino acid aminotransferase, coding for MKDIKWGELPFGYSKTNYNVRCYYRDGKWGSIETTSSEHVSIHMAATALHYGQEAFEGLKAFRGKDGQIRLFRWEENAKRLQKSAEGIMMAEVPTELFMKMIMRVIKLNKEFVPPYGTGASLYLRPVLFGSGAQVGVKPANEYLFIVFVTPVGPYFKEGFKPVDIQLVRDYDRAAPLGTGHIKVGGNYAASLRPGTRAHDEGFASVMFLDAKEKKYIDEAGPANFFGIKDGKYITPDSHTVLPSITNMSLRQIAEDIGLTVERRSVPVEELGTFEEAGACGTAAIISPIGKIVDRELDKTYTYSTDGEPGPWSTKLYKRLLAIQLGEVEDTHGWNTIVE
- a CDS encoding TlpA disulfide reductase family protein, with the protein product MNKKAIFFTLSLFLILVSAKSSDVINHPSPEKKMWAKSFIGQKAPAIEVEGWVTEPGDLKGKYVLIDIWATWCGPCRKGIPELNEWQKKFADKLVIIGISNETKEKVEPYAKEHIQYANGFDTQSRVKNELKVTGIPHVILINPEGIVIWEGFPKLPGEELTTEVLKDLLK
- a CDS encoding DNA-3-methyladenine glycosylase I; translated protein: MSKPNRCWWAGEDLLYQEYHDKEWGKPVHEDQEWFEFLVLETFQAGLSWITILRKRKNFFDAFDQFDYKKIALYGEEKETELLQNVGIIRNKLKVKSAISNAQSFLKIQEEFGSFDKYIWGFVNHQPIINHFKDKSEVPANTPLSDKISKDLKKRGFKFVGTTVVYALMQSCGLVNDHLVGCDFRE
- a CDS encoding transposase — translated: MATQREILLPEAYYHVFNRAVGNDKLFKSNRNYSYFLELCNKKMIPCDDIIVYCLMPNHFHFLVKIKPVNEL
- a CDS encoding MBL fold metallo-hydrolase, giving the protein MKLYSIETGNLKLDGGAMFGVVPKVMWSKKYPADENNLINLAMRCLLVIDGDRKILIDNGIGDKQDEKFLKHFHLNGEETLKSSLAKLGLSKDDITDMVLTHLHFDHTGGSIEWNEDKTKLIPAFKNANYWVSKAQWEWATKPNKREKASFLGENIQPMEESGQLKIIEEEGELFPNFNVKLYNGHTDGQVIPHINYNGRTVVFMADLLPSTAHIPMPWVMAYDTRPLLTLQEKEQFYEEAIENDYVLFFEHDIYNECCTLEATERGPKVKETFKLNELLE